One genomic window of Polyodon spathula isolate WHYD16114869_AA chromosome 8, ASM1765450v1, whole genome shotgun sequence includes the following:
- the si:dkey-178k16.1 gene encoding band 4.1-like protein 1 isoform X5 codes for MMTETGVEVEVKKTAEEPPQQQGAAVNTQDGSRPKQGNDGKLPEDQDLRGGEDVSEKTTPGKIPKSPQKSSKRLKTISFKVTLLDTSEYEGEIEKHSRGQALLDMVCEHLNLLEKDYFGLTFCDTDSQKNWLDPSKEIKKQMRTASWHFAFAVKFYPPDPSQLTEDITRYYLCLQLRDDILSGRLPCSFVTHALLGSYAVQAELGDFDPEEHSADYVSDFRFAPNQTRELEERVIELHRTYRGMTPAEAEISFLENAKKLSMYGVDLHHAKDSEGIDIMLGVCANGLLIYRDRLRINRFAWPKILKISYKRSNFYIKIRPGEYEQFESTIGFKLPNHRAAKRLWKVCIEHHTFFRLVSPEPPPKGFLVTGSKFRYSGRTQAQTRQASALIDRPAPTFERSASKRYLLSRSLDGEFSRPASVLGENREGVAQRSASERQRRRSGDEQEEEGSYRATSPTKIREFKFQDKSEDVLLKHQASINELKRALKEPNSKLVHREKRLSATSQKYGGSTGTTPEKKPASGEEGREEPVATALEGFTQKTVLSSPEGSEEWVFIEKHISSQEELAVALKDKKEKSSAQDQEQAVDSLDRTEEENPTVVSSQEKTVQEMGGVQEGKDIMEDQDAAGETVAQETLDEKALTDEEAHSTQECGAESSKPQNLEKNLDDTVAVSQEGTQAQESLGESANEKLQDNKTQLTQDSGGVSVIEAESWVLETQDERQTDSVRVQKEPRPQSLNLGKPADLFYETEHPDTGEENKDLESDEETPPDKINSEGNESEEYSSDFQETMTVSSEPYLQMEEVERPKSPSSPEKQTSFLQDATEVQSKPKSEPPDSRPSLKQEETSPSKVKGNELASFLNEEEAKVGVDSGKSESNGDEKKTIAMTEEKYMSLIKTCSVLSVTEHSKDTEKTFFPDGEEIQKVEDEEKISHQADNRTDSTWSTGAAEGEEQMDLEPKQLETIELTVPTVAEEETSDKDFPVNDKSEKPEPLNKEKTEDSFTEEQSSEAEMKALKSHESSRDQVEEGTVIIFPETDIRCEADGEEAKEDWSSKLTEPGAKESKKVGDGEYKKGHLELKPDEGDSQITALGNKSQGAGSESNQDHSGKNDSSLCESKSNELIPDSRKLDEETSGFHVPAPNLVAVAILTTQESKQKASDQHSHDKPEEHAGKSTHGTEEMEKGETGETVDVGKDCAESEQKNELGEQADKKAQDTQCSDTKTKTARTDVPEVPAKPVKRQGPAVPPRPSRTAPKYPGPEVAKRKHVEPLATPAIHEEALDESQREPWERRLGSASEDDQEREMLYLKETHLGIERKCSSITVSSTSSLEAEVDFTVIMDLHTGVEEFSKGMSELGGRDRLPEVGRDDFEETSCFFSARLISAQEKPPEEMQGKGLEDLSLHEPPDTKNKTTVVSTAPSLKKTDAKAEEPSTEASVVSQTKTTITEATEQVMGNSCTGKETATVSRTVTTLAAAVSPNHSIVTGEEAPPSPQSAPPETSSPVKTGTLGRAVGTVTTETVSSATTTHITKTVKGGFSETRIEKRIIITGDDDVDQDQALAMAIQEAKQQHPDMLVTKAVVVRETESSSLEKHRKSQS; via the exons ATGATGACGGAGACGGgcgtggaggtggaggtgaaaaAAACGGCAGAGGAGCCTCCTCAGCAGCAGGGGGCAGCGGTGAACACGCAGGACGGCAGTAGACCCAAGCAG GGTAATGACGGAAAGCTACCTGAAGACCAGGATTTGAGGGGTGGGGAGGATGTCTCAGAGAAGACCACCCCCGGCAAGATCCCCAAATCCCCCCAGAAATCCTCCAAGAGACTAAAGACCATCTCCTTTAAAGTGACCCTACTGGACACCTCTGAGTACGAGGGTGAGATCGAG aAGCACAGCCGAGGACAAGCTCTCCTTGACATGGTGTGTGAGCACCTCAACCTTTTGGAGAAGGATTACTTCGGATTGACGTTCTGCGACACGGACAGTCAGAAG AACTGGCTGGACCCTTCAAAGGAGATCAAGAAACAGATGCGCA CTGCCTCGTGGCATTTTGCCTTTGCGGTCAAGTTCTATCCACCAGACCCATCCCAGCTAACCGAGGACATCACCAG GTATTATTTGTGCCTGCAGCTCCGGGATGATATCCTGTCGGGCCGGCTGCCCTGCTCCTTCGTCACGCACGCTCTTCTGGGCTCGTACGCCGTGCAGGCTGAGCTCGGAGACTTTGACCCAGAGGAGCACAGTGCCGACTACGTCAGTGACTTCCGCTTTGCCCCGAACCAGACCCGtgagctggaggagagggtgaTCGAGCTGCACCGCACCTACAG ggggaTGACGCCCGCAGAGGCTGAAATCAGCTTTCTTGAAAATGCGAAGAAGCTCTCGATGTACGGAGTGGACCTGCACCATGCCAAG GACTCTGAAGGGATTGACATCATGCTGGGGGTCTGTGCCAATGGGCTGCTCATCTATCGGGACCGACTGAGGATCAATCGCTTCGCCTGGCCCAAGATCCTCAAGATCTCCTACAAGAGGAGCAACTTCTACATCAAGATCCGGCCCGGAGAG TATGAGCAGTTTGAGAGCACCATCGGCTTCAAGCTACCAAACCATCGGGCTGCCAAGCGTCTCTGGAAGGTCTGCATCGAGCACCACACCTTCTTTAG gctggTGTCCCCCGAGCCACCTCCCAAAGGATTCCTGGTAACGGGCTCCAAGTTCCGATACAGCGGGCGGACACAGGCTCAAACGCGGCAGGCCAGCGCACTCATCGACAGGCCGGCCCCTACATTCGAGAGGTCAGCCAGCAAGAGGTACCTGCTGTCCCGCAGCCTGGATGGAG AGTTCTCCCGCCCAGCCTCCGTCCTCGGAGAGAACCGCGAGGGAGTGGCGCAGCGCAGCGCCAGTGAGAGGCAGCGGAGACGATCGGGAGACGAGCAGGAAGAGGAGGGTTCCTACAGAGCCACCTCGCCCACCAAGATCAGGGAGTTCAAG TTCCAGGACAAGTCAGAGGATGTGTTGCTGAAGCACCAGGCCAGCATCAACGAGCTGAAGAGAGCCTTGAAGGAACCCAACAGCAAGCTGGTCCACCGGGAAAAACGGCTTTCCGCCACCTCCCAGAAATATGGGGGCTCGACCGGGACCACGCCAGAGAAGAAGCCT GCGTCGGGagaagaggggagggaggagcCTGTAGCCACTGCTCTAGAAGGCTTCACCCAGAAGACTGTGCTATCTTCACCTGAG GGCTCTGAGGAGTGGGTATTTATTGAAAAGCATATCTCCAGCCAAGAGGAGCTGGCTGTTGCATTGAAAGATAAGAAGGAAAAGTCTTCTGCTCAGGATCAGGAGCAAGCTGTAGACTCCCTAGACAGAACAGAGGAGGAAAACCCTACTGTGGTAAGCTCACAGGAGAAGACTGTTCAAGAAATGGGAGGTGTTCAAGAGGGGAAGGATATAATGGAGGACCAGGATGCTGCAGGAGAGACAGTGGCTCAGGAAACTTTGGATGAGAAAGCACTGACCGATGAAGAAGCCCATTCAACACAAGAATGTGGAGCAGAATCATCCAAACCACAGAATCTTGAAAAAAATTTAGATGACACTGTAGCTGTCTCTCAAGAGGGAACTCAAGCCCAAGAATCTTTGGGTGAATCTGCAAATGAGAAATTGCAAGACAATAAGACACAGCTAACTCAGGACTCTGGAGGTGTTTCTGTAATAGAGGCTGAATCCTGGGTCTTAGAAACCCAAGATGAACGACAGACTGACTCTGTTAGAGTCCAGAAGGAACCGAGACCACAAAGCCTCAACCTTGGGAAGCCTGCAGACCTGTTTTATGAGACAGAGCATCCAGACACTGGAGAGGAAAATAAGGATTTGGAGAGTGATGAAGAAACACCACCagataaaataaacagtgaaggAAATGAATCTGAAGAATATAGTTCAGACTTTCAGGAGACAATGACTGTTTCATCAGAACCATACTTGCAAATGGAAGAAGTAGAGAGACCAAAGTCACCTTCTTCCCCAGAAAAGCAGACTTCCTTCCTCCAAGATGCAACAGAGGTGCAATCAAAACCAAAATCAGAACCTCCAGATTCTAGGCCATCCTTAAAGCAAGAAGAGACAAGCCCTAGTAAAGTTAAAGGGAATGAACTAGCTTCCTTTCTGAATGAGGAGGAAGCAAAAGTAGGAGTTGACAGTGGAAAATCTGAAAGTAATGGAGATGAGAAAAAGACAATTGCCATGACAGAGGAAAAATACATGtctttaattaaaacatgctCAGTTCTGAGTGTGACAGAACACTCCAAAGACACAGAGAAAACATTTTTTCCAGATGGGGAAGAAATCCAAAAAGTAGAGGACGAAGAGAAGATTAGTCACCAAGCAGACAATAGAACAGACTCAACCTGGTCTACAGGAGCTGCTGAGGGAGAGGAGCAAATGGATCTTGAGCCAAAGCAACTAGAAACAATTGAACTGACTGTGCCTACAGTAGCTGAGGAAGAAACATCAGACAAAGACTTTCCTGTAAACGATAAATCTGAGAAGCCAGAGCCtctgaacaaagaaaaaacagaagaCTCCTTCACAGAGGAACAGTCTTCTGAAGCTGAAATGAAAGCACTCAAAAGTCATGAGAGTTCTAGAGACCAGGTAGAAGAGGGCACAGTCATCATATTTCCAGAGACAGACATAAGGTGTGAAGCTGATGGTGAGGAGGCAAAGGAAGACTGGTCTTCCAAACTCACAGAACCAGGAGCAAAAGAATCCAAAAAAGTAGGAGATGGTGAATATAAGAAAGGACACTTGGAATTAAAACCAGATGAGGGCGACAGTCAGATTACTGCCCTGGGAAATAAGAGCCAGGGAGCAGGTTCAGAAAGCAATCAGGACCATTCTGGAAAGAACGATTCAAGTTTGTGTGAAAGCAAATCAAACGAGTTGATACCAGATAGCAGGAAGCTAGACGAGGAGACATCTGGTTTTCACGTACCTGCCCCAAATCTAGTTGCTGTTGCCATCCTAACCACTCAGGAAAGCAAACAGAAGGCTAGCGACCAACATAGTCATGACAAACCTGAGGAACATGCTGGCAAGTCAACCCATGGGACTGAAGAAATGGAGAAAGGGGAGACTGGAGAGACCGTGGATGTGGGGAAGGATTGTGCAGAATctgaacaaaaaaatgaattgggTGAACAGGCTGACAAAAAAGCACAGGACACCCAGTGCTCAGACACCAAGACCAAGACAGCCCGTACAGATGTGCCAGAGGTTCCGGCAAAACCAGTAAAGCGCCAGGGGCCTGCCGTGCCCCCCAGACCCAGCCGAACTGCCCCTAAGTACCCTGGCCCGGAAGTGGCAAAGAGGAAACACGTG GAGCCCCTCGCCACACCCGCCATTCATGAAGAAGCGCTTGACGAATCACAG AGAGAGCCGTGGGAGCGACGGCTGGGCTCGGCCTCAGAGGATGACCAGGAGAGGGAGATGTTGTACCTGAAGGAGACACACCTGGGCATTGAGCGCAAATGCTCCAGCATCACTGTCAGCTCCACCTCCAGCCTGGAGGCCGAGGTGGACTTCACCGTCATCATGGACCTTCACACCGGCGTGGAGGAGTTCTCCAAGGGCATGTCGGAGCTGGGGGGGCGGGACAGGCTGCCTGAGGTGGGCCGGGACGACTTTGAGGAGACCTCTTGCTTCTTCTCGGCCAGGCTCATATCCGCTCAGGAGAAACCTCCAGAGGAGATGCAAGGCAAAGGCTTAGAAGATTTGTCACTCCACGAG CCACCAGACACTAAGAACAAAACTACGGTTGTGAGCACTGCGCCGTCCCTCAAAAAGACAGATGCCAAAGCTGAAGAGCCTTCTACTGAAGCCTCCGTTGTATCCCAAACCAAGACTACAATAACAGAGGCAACTGAGCAG GTGATGGGGAATAGCTGCACTGGCAAGGAAACCGCGACAGTCTCCCGGACAGTCACAACACTGGCAGCGGCGGTGTCACCG AATCACAGCATCGTCACTGGAGAAGAGGCTCCTCCCAGCCCCCAGTCTGCGCCCCCCGAGACCAGCTCGCCT GTGAAAACTGGTACCCTTGGGAGGGCGGTGGGAACTGTCACCACGGAAACTGTTTCCTCAGCAACCACTACACACATTACAAAG ACAGTGAAAGGCGGGTTCTCCGAGACCAGGATTGAGAAGAGGATTATCATCACTGGAGATGACGATGTGGATCAAGACCAG GCACTCGCCATGGCAATTCAGGAGGCCAAGCAGCAACACCCAGACATGCTGGTTACCAAGGCAGTGGTTGTCAGGGAAACAGAATCCTCTTCGTTGGAGAAACACAGGAAATCACAG TCCTGA
- the si:dkey-178k16.1 gene encoding band 4.1-like protein 1 isoform X4, protein MMTETGVEVEVKKTAEEPPQQQGAAVNTQDGSRPKQGNDGKLPEDQDLRGGEDVSEKTTPGKIPKSPQKSSKRLKTISFKVTLLDTSEYEGEIEKHSRGQALLDMVCEHLNLLEKDYFGLTFCDTDSQKNWLDPSKEIKKQMRTASWHFAFAVKFYPPDPSQLTEDITRYYLCLQLRDDILSGRLPCSFVTHALLGSYAVQAELGDFDPEEHSADYVSDFRFAPNQTRELEERVIELHRTYRGMTPAEAEISFLENAKKLSMYGVDLHHAKDSEGIDIMLGVCANGLLIYRDRLRINRFAWPKILKISYKRSNFYIKIRPGEYEQFESTIGFKLPNHRAAKRLWKVCIEHHTFFRLVSPEPPPKGFLVTGSKFRYSGRTQAQTRQASALIDRPAPTFERSASKRYLLSRSLDGEFSRPASVLGENREGVAQRSASERQRRRSGDEQEEEGSYRATSPTKIREFKKEDMEDESPADNKQELDQESTPQHKQEFQDKSEDVLLKHQASINELKRALKEPNSKLVHREKRLSATSQKYGGSTGTTPEKKPASGEEGREEPVATALEGFTQKTVLSSPEGSEEWVFIEKHISSQEELAVALKDKKEKSSAQDQEQAVDSLDRTEEENPTVVSSQEKTVQEMGGVQEGKDIMEDQDAAGETVAQETLDEKALTDEEAHSTQECGAESSKPQNLEKNLDDTVAVSQEGTQAQESLGESANEKLQDNKTQLTQDSGGVSVIEAESWVLETQDERQTDSVRVQKEPRPQSLNLGKPADLFYETEHPDTGEENKDLESDEETPPDKINSEGNESEEYSSDFQETMTVSSEPYLQMEEVERPKSPSSPEKQTSFLQDATEVQSKPKSEPPDSRPSLKQEETSPSKVKGNELASFLNEEEAKVGVDSGKSESNGDEKKTIAMTEEKYMSLIKTCSVLSVTEHSKDTEKTFFPDGEEIQKVEDEEKISHQADNRTDSTWSTGAAEGEEQMDLEPKQLETIELTVPTVAEEETSDKDFPVNDKSEKPEPLNKEKTEDSFTEEQSSEAEMKALKSHESSRDQVEEGTVIIFPETDIRCEADGEEAKEDWSSKLTEPGAKESKKVGDGEYKKGHLELKPDEGDSQITALGNKSQGAGSESNQDHSGKNDSSLCESKSNELIPDSRKLDEETSGFHVPAPNLVAVAILTTQESKQKASDQHSHDKPEEHAGKSTHGTEEMEKGETGETVDVGKDCAESEQKNELGEQADKKAQDTQCSDTKTKTARTDVPEVPAKPVKRQGPAVPPRPSRTAPKYPGPEVAKRKHVREPWERRLGSASEDDQEREMLYLKETHLGIERKCSSITVSSTSSLEAEVDFTVIMDLHTGVEEFSKGMSELGGRDRLPEVGRDDFEETSCFFSARLISAQEKPPEEMQGKGLEDLSLHEPPDTKNKTTVVSTAPSLKKTDAKAEEPSTEASVVSQTKTTITEATEQVMGNSCTGKETATVSRTVTTLAAAVSPNHSIVTGEEAPPSPQSAPPETSSPVKTGTLGRAVGTVTTETVSSATTTHITKTVKGGFSETRIEKRIIITGDDDVDQDQALAMAIQEAKQQHPDMLVTKAVVVRETESSSLEKHRKSQS, encoded by the exons ATGATGACGGAGACGGgcgtggaggtggaggtgaaaaAAACGGCAGAGGAGCCTCCTCAGCAGCAGGGGGCAGCGGTGAACACGCAGGACGGCAGTAGACCCAAGCAG GGTAATGACGGAAAGCTACCTGAAGACCAGGATTTGAGGGGTGGGGAGGATGTCTCAGAGAAGACCACCCCCGGCAAGATCCCCAAATCCCCCCAGAAATCCTCCAAGAGACTAAAGACCATCTCCTTTAAAGTGACCCTACTGGACACCTCTGAGTACGAGGGTGAGATCGAG aAGCACAGCCGAGGACAAGCTCTCCTTGACATGGTGTGTGAGCACCTCAACCTTTTGGAGAAGGATTACTTCGGATTGACGTTCTGCGACACGGACAGTCAGAAG AACTGGCTGGACCCTTCAAAGGAGATCAAGAAACAGATGCGCA CTGCCTCGTGGCATTTTGCCTTTGCGGTCAAGTTCTATCCACCAGACCCATCCCAGCTAACCGAGGACATCACCAG GTATTATTTGTGCCTGCAGCTCCGGGATGATATCCTGTCGGGCCGGCTGCCCTGCTCCTTCGTCACGCACGCTCTTCTGGGCTCGTACGCCGTGCAGGCTGAGCTCGGAGACTTTGACCCAGAGGAGCACAGTGCCGACTACGTCAGTGACTTCCGCTTTGCCCCGAACCAGACCCGtgagctggaggagagggtgaTCGAGCTGCACCGCACCTACAG ggggaTGACGCCCGCAGAGGCTGAAATCAGCTTTCTTGAAAATGCGAAGAAGCTCTCGATGTACGGAGTGGACCTGCACCATGCCAAG GACTCTGAAGGGATTGACATCATGCTGGGGGTCTGTGCCAATGGGCTGCTCATCTATCGGGACCGACTGAGGATCAATCGCTTCGCCTGGCCCAAGATCCTCAAGATCTCCTACAAGAGGAGCAACTTCTACATCAAGATCCGGCCCGGAGAG TATGAGCAGTTTGAGAGCACCATCGGCTTCAAGCTACCAAACCATCGGGCTGCCAAGCGTCTCTGGAAGGTCTGCATCGAGCACCACACCTTCTTTAG gctggTGTCCCCCGAGCCACCTCCCAAAGGATTCCTGGTAACGGGCTCCAAGTTCCGATACAGCGGGCGGACACAGGCTCAAACGCGGCAGGCCAGCGCACTCATCGACAGGCCGGCCCCTACATTCGAGAGGTCAGCCAGCAAGAGGTACCTGCTGTCCCGCAGCCTGGATGGAG AGTTCTCCCGCCCAGCCTCCGTCCTCGGAGAGAACCGCGAGGGAGTGGCGCAGCGCAGCGCCAGTGAGAGGCAGCGGAGACGATCGGGAGACGAGCAGGAAGAGGAGGGTTCCTACAGAGCCACCTCGCCCACCAAGATCAGGGAGTTCAAG AAGGAGGATATGGAGGACGAGTCGCCAGCTGACAATAAGCAGGAG TTGGATCAGGAATCCACCCCCCAACACAAACAGGAG TTCCAGGACAAGTCAGAGGATGTGTTGCTGAAGCACCAGGCCAGCATCAACGAGCTGAAGAGAGCCTTGAAGGAACCCAACAGCAAGCTGGTCCACCGGGAAAAACGGCTTTCCGCCACCTCCCAGAAATATGGGGGCTCGACCGGGACCACGCCAGAGAAGAAGCCT GCGTCGGGagaagaggggagggaggagcCTGTAGCCACTGCTCTAGAAGGCTTCACCCAGAAGACTGTGCTATCTTCACCTGAG GGCTCTGAGGAGTGGGTATTTATTGAAAAGCATATCTCCAGCCAAGAGGAGCTGGCTGTTGCATTGAAAGATAAGAAGGAAAAGTCTTCTGCTCAGGATCAGGAGCAAGCTGTAGACTCCCTAGACAGAACAGAGGAGGAAAACCCTACTGTGGTAAGCTCACAGGAGAAGACTGTTCAAGAAATGGGAGGTGTTCAAGAGGGGAAGGATATAATGGAGGACCAGGATGCTGCAGGAGAGACAGTGGCTCAGGAAACTTTGGATGAGAAAGCACTGACCGATGAAGAAGCCCATTCAACACAAGAATGTGGAGCAGAATCATCCAAACCACAGAATCTTGAAAAAAATTTAGATGACACTGTAGCTGTCTCTCAAGAGGGAACTCAAGCCCAAGAATCTTTGGGTGAATCTGCAAATGAGAAATTGCAAGACAATAAGACACAGCTAACTCAGGACTCTGGAGGTGTTTCTGTAATAGAGGCTGAATCCTGGGTCTTAGAAACCCAAGATGAACGACAGACTGACTCTGTTAGAGTCCAGAAGGAACCGAGACCACAAAGCCTCAACCTTGGGAAGCCTGCAGACCTGTTTTATGAGACAGAGCATCCAGACACTGGAGAGGAAAATAAGGATTTGGAGAGTGATGAAGAAACACCACCagataaaataaacagtgaaggAAATGAATCTGAAGAATATAGTTCAGACTTTCAGGAGACAATGACTGTTTCATCAGAACCATACTTGCAAATGGAAGAAGTAGAGAGACCAAAGTCACCTTCTTCCCCAGAAAAGCAGACTTCCTTCCTCCAAGATGCAACAGAGGTGCAATCAAAACCAAAATCAGAACCTCCAGATTCTAGGCCATCCTTAAAGCAAGAAGAGACAAGCCCTAGTAAAGTTAAAGGGAATGAACTAGCTTCCTTTCTGAATGAGGAGGAAGCAAAAGTAGGAGTTGACAGTGGAAAATCTGAAAGTAATGGAGATGAGAAAAAGACAATTGCCATGACAGAGGAAAAATACATGtctttaattaaaacatgctCAGTTCTGAGTGTGACAGAACACTCCAAAGACACAGAGAAAACATTTTTTCCAGATGGGGAAGAAATCCAAAAAGTAGAGGACGAAGAGAAGATTAGTCACCAAGCAGACAATAGAACAGACTCAACCTGGTCTACAGGAGCTGCTGAGGGAGAGGAGCAAATGGATCTTGAGCCAAAGCAACTAGAAACAATTGAACTGACTGTGCCTACAGTAGCTGAGGAAGAAACATCAGACAAAGACTTTCCTGTAAACGATAAATCTGAGAAGCCAGAGCCtctgaacaaagaaaaaacagaagaCTCCTTCACAGAGGAACAGTCTTCTGAAGCTGAAATGAAAGCACTCAAAAGTCATGAGAGTTCTAGAGACCAGGTAGAAGAGGGCACAGTCATCATATTTCCAGAGACAGACATAAGGTGTGAAGCTGATGGTGAGGAGGCAAAGGAAGACTGGTCTTCCAAACTCACAGAACCAGGAGCAAAAGAATCCAAAAAAGTAGGAGATGGTGAATATAAGAAAGGACACTTGGAATTAAAACCAGATGAGGGCGACAGTCAGATTACTGCCCTGGGAAATAAGAGCCAGGGAGCAGGTTCAGAAAGCAATCAGGACCATTCTGGAAAGAACGATTCAAGTTTGTGTGAAAGCAAATCAAACGAGTTGATACCAGATAGCAGGAAGCTAGACGAGGAGACATCTGGTTTTCACGTACCTGCCCCAAATCTAGTTGCTGTTGCCATCCTAACCACTCAGGAAAGCAAACAGAAGGCTAGCGACCAACATAGTCATGACAAACCTGAGGAACATGCTGGCAAGTCAACCCATGGGACTGAAGAAATGGAGAAAGGGGAGACTGGAGAGACCGTGGATGTGGGGAAGGATTGTGCAGAATctgaacaaaaaaatgaattgggTGAACAGGCTGACAAAAAAGCACAGGACACCCAGTGCTCAGACACCAAGACCAAGACAGCCCGTACAGATGTGCCAGAGGTTCCGGCAAAACCAGTAAAGCGCCAGGGGCCTGCCGTGCCCCCCAGACCCAGCCGAACTGCCCCTAAGTACCCTGGCCCGGAAGTGGCAAAGAGGAAACACGTG AGAGAGCCGTGGGAGCGACGGCTGGGCTCGGCCTCAGAGGATGACCAGGAGAGGGAGATGTTGTACCTGAAGGAGACACACCTGGGCATTGAGCGCAAATGCTCCAGCATCACTGTCAGCTCCACCTCCAGCCTGGAGGCCGAGGTGGACTTCACCGTCATCATGGACCTTCACACCGGCGTGGAGGAGTTCTCCAAGGGCATGTCGGAGCTGGGGGGGCGGGACAGGCTGCCTGAGGTGGGCCGGGACGACTTTGAGGAGACCTCTTGCTTCTTCTCGGCCAGGCTCATATCCGCTCAGGAGAAACCTCCAGAGGAGATGCAAGGCAAAGGCTTAGAAGATTTGTCACTCCACGAG CCACCAGACACTAAGAACAAAACTACGGTTGTGAGCACTGCGCCGTCCCTCAAAAAGACAGATGCCAAAGCTGAAGAGCCTTCTACTGAAGCCTCCGTTGTATCCCAAACCAAGACTACAATAACAGAGGCAACTGAGCAG GTGATGGGGAATAGCTGCACTGGCAAGGAAACCGCGACAGTCTCCCGGACAGTCACAACACTGGCAGCGGCGGTGTCACCG AATCACAGCATCGTCACTGGAGAAGAGGCTCCTCCCAGCCCCCAGTCTGCGCCCCCCGAGACCAGCTCGCCT GTGAAAACTGGTACCCTTGGGAGGGCGGTGGGAACTGTCACCACGGAAACTGTTTCCTCAGCAACCACTACACACATTACAAAG ACAGTGAAAGGCGGGTTCTCCGAGACCAGGATTGAGAAGAGGATTATCATCACTGGAGATGACGATGTGGATCAAGACCAG GCACTCGCCATGGCAATTCAGGAGGCCAAGCAGCAACACCCAGACATGCTGGTTACCAAGGCAGTGGTTGTCAGGGAAACAGAATCCTCTTCGTTGGAGAAACACAGGAAATCACAG TCCTGA